The Leucobacter viscericola genome includes a window with the following:
- a CDS encoding siderophore-interacting protein, with product MLSKSQETAIKGADSSDTALEAPFTVVTARVDLVERPCPNFVRVHFVGPGINGVGTPGKTLDQRVKLIFPSDHGTLPDIVGADGDWYQAWLAVPSTRRGAMRTYSIRELQVIGGHTRLIIDFVLHLAPGKTGPASLWASQAKVGDELLLVGPRRGRFDGGGIEFDPGSAKTILLAGDETAAPAIARILEDVDPSTRGVAFIEVPDPSDVLDIRVPPGVEVHWLPRSASTHGAELIPRVLGHLGAQSHVHIADDGTENLVWETPGFSGSGEEIVADDEGHSADCYYWIAGESRVVTTLRRHLVKDLGIARAQVAFMGYWRQGVAMKG from the coding sequence ATGCTGAGTAAGTCGCAGGAGACCGCAATCAAGGGTGCAGATTCCTCGGACACCGCATTAGAGGCGCCGTTTACCGTGGTCACCGCACGGGTGGATCTTGTTGAGAGACCCTGCCCCAACTTCGTGCGGGTGCACTTCGTCGGCCCCGGCATTAACGGGGTCGGCACCCCCGGCAAAACCCTCGACCAGCGGGTCAAGCTCATCTTTCCAAGCGACCACGGCACCCTTCCCGACATCGTCGGGGCAGACGGCGACTGGTACCAGGCCTGGCTCGCCGTGCCGTCGACCCGGCGCGGCGCGATGCGCACGTATTCGATCCGCGAGCTGCAGGTGATCGGCGGCCACACGCGGCTCATTATCGACTTTGTGCTCCACCTCGCGCCCGGAAAGACGGGACCGGCCTCGCTCTGGGCGAGCCAAGCGAAGGTCGGAGACGAGCTGCTGCTGGTGGGGCCTCGCCGCGGGCGGTTTGATGGCGGTGGCATTGAGTTCGATCCGGGATCGGCGAAGACGATTCTGCTCGCTGGTGACGAGACGGCGGCACCGGCGATCGCGCGGATCCTTGAGGATGTTGACCCTTCAACCAGAGGGGTTGCATTCATCGAGGTACCTGACCCGTCTGACGTGCTCGATATCCGGGTGCCTCCGGGCGTTGAGGTGCACTGGCTACCCCGCTCGGCCAGCACTCATGGCGCCGAGCTGATCCCACGGGTGCTCGGCCACCTGGGTGCGCAGTCGCACGTGCACATTGCCGATGACGGCACGGAGAACCTGGTGTGGGAGACCCCTGGGTTCTCGGGATCGGGCGAGGAAATTGTTGCGGACGACGAAGGTCACTCCGCCGACTGCTACTACTGGATCGCAGGCGAGAGTCGTGTGGTCACCACACTGCGCAGGCACCTCGTCAAAGACCTCGGCATCGCCCGCGCGCAGGTGGCCTTTATGGGCTATTGGCGGCAGGGTGTCGCGATGAAAGGTTGA
- a CDS encoding LysR family transcriptional regulator ArgP — protein MDLPVEHLQTFAAIIEEGSFEGAARRLHITPSAVSQRVRAMEERAGSVLLRRSRPVTTTSAGANVLRAARQVQRVVGDLATELEQGPSGGALIPIVVNADSLATWFVPALARASRETGARFEVLRADESVSTERLRSGESMAALTATAEAVPGCTSTRIGVDRYQAVASPEFVERYFAKGLSAETLAQAPVVEFDRHDDFQARFIRRVTRARIDPPRHFIPSSAEFVRAIELGMGWGMVPRLQGAPCLEAGTLVALGSGAPIELPLYWQRWNLRSPVLDQLSAIIAEEAAAALG, from the coding sequence ATGGACCTTCCTGTCGAGCACCTGCAGACCTTCGCGGCCATCATCGAAGAGGGCAGCTTCGAGGGCGCCGCGCGCCGTCTCCACATCACGCCGTCGGCCGTCAGCCAGCGCGTGCGCGCGATGGAGGAACGCGCAGGATCCGTGCTGCTGCGCCGAAGTCGCCCGGTTACAACCACCAGCGCTGGCGCGAATGTGCTGCGCGCCGCACGGCAGGTGCAGCGAGTGGTTGGGGATCTCGCCACCGAGCTTGAGCAGGGTCCGTCTGGTGGCGCACTGATCCCGATCGTGGTGAACGCTGATTCCCTGGCGACCTGGTTTGTGCCCGCGCTCGCCCGCGCTAGTCGCGAGACCGGCGCGCGCTTTGAGGTGCTGCGCGCCGACGAGTCCGTCTCGACCGAGCGACTGCGCAGCGGCGAATCGATGGCGGCACTCACCGCAACCGCCGAGGCGGTGCCCGGCTGCACCTCGACGCGCATCGGCGTGGATCGTTACCAGGCTGTCGCGAGCCCCGAGTTTGTGGAGCGTTACTTTGCCAAAGGACTCTCGGCCGAGACCCTCGCCCAAGCGCCCGTCGTCGAGTTCGACCGCCACGACGATTTTCAGGCGCGCTTCATTCGCAGAGTTACCCGGGCAAGGATCGACCCGCCCCGCCACTTCATCCCGTCATCAGCGGAGTTTGTGCGCGCGATCGAGCTCGGCATGGGCTGGGGCATGGTTCCGCGGCTACAGGGAGCGCCGTGCCTCGAGGCCGGTACCCTCGTCGCGCTCGGATCCGGCGCCCCGATCGAGCTGCCGCTCTACTGGCAGCGCTGGAACCTGCGCTCCCCCGTGCTCGACCAACTCTCCGCAATCATCGCGGAGGAAGCGGCCGCCGCGCTCGGTTAG
- a CDS encoding LysE/ArgO family amino acid transporter, producing MILPFLVGIGSGLSLIVAIGAQNAFVLRQGIRREHVFWVALICGLTDAVLELLGVAGIGFVVQKAPVVLEIVRWGGVAFLLWYAWSAARRAMKPEVLVAGDGSGGSLKRTILACLAITYLNPHVYLDTMVLMGSIGNAQGDPGRWWFVAGGALASIVWFFVLGYGARMLTRFFATPRSWQILDGVVAAVMLVIAARLVFGGVGV from the coding sequence ATGATCCTCCCCTTTCTTGTTGGCATTGGCAGCGGCCTCTCGCTCATCGTTGCGATCGGCGCGCAGAACGCGTTTGTGCTGCGACAGGGGATCCGGCGCGAGCACGTGTTCTGGGTGGCGCTGATCTGTGGGCTCACGGACGCGGTGCTGGAGTTGCTCGGGGTGGCCGGGATCGGCTTCGTCGTGCAGAAGGCCCCCGTGGTGCTCGAGATCGTGCGCTGGGGTGGTGTTGCCTTCTTGCTCTGGTACGCGTGGTCGGCCGCGCGGCGGGCGATGAAGCCGGAGGTGCTGGTTGCCGGAGACGGGTCGGGTGGTTCACTGAAGCGCACGATCCTCGCCTGCCTCGCCATCACGTACCTGAACCCGCACGTCTACCTCGACACGATGGTGCTGATGGGTTCCATCGGCAACGCGCAGGGCGACCCGGGTCGCTGGTGGTTTGTGGCGGGAGGCGCGCTCGCGAGTATCGTGTGGTTCTTCGTGCTGGGCTACGGAGCGCGGATGCTCACGCGGTTCTTCGCGACACCGCGCTCCTGGCAGATTCTCGACGGGGTGGTCGCCGCGGTGATGCTGGTGATCGCTGCGCGGCTGGTGTTTGGGGGAGTGGGGGTCTAG
- a CDS encoding Na+/H+ antiporter NhaC family protein — protein MIENTALALLPVLTVLLVSVFTKRALLGLFAGTIVGAILLGGWGFFDTLVSTFGASLSNETVHWLALVVVLFGILIAYFNVSGAVSDFAKWTERFVNSRRKSLVLTWLLTVALFIDDYLNALTVGTSMKRVTDRYGVPRTLLGSIVKLTSAPIAVIIPFSTWAVFFAALLEQDGVTVNGSGFGAYVQGLPFVFFGWFALIIGLLLALGVLPLVGPLRREQLRVDRTEDTLPEGLTPEERAFELADSDTEGRRPLPYNFLIPIITLVTVTILTEVDIVKGSAAAVVVAIILYLAQKRMRIRDVFEQAFEGIMSMGYVIILFVLAFMVQQINTDLKLAEWVIGATEPVMHGALLPAIVFLVCGVYAYATGAFWDLAAVITPVVLPLAIAVGVDPVLAGTAVFSGAALGSTTCLYGDGIILASKSVGVKPLNLMLSILPYAATAGVLSFIAYLIAGFAMAS, from the coding sequence ATGATAGAAAACACCGCGCTGGCACTGCTGCCGGTTCTCACCGTTCTGCTTGTATCTGTTTTCACGAAGCGCGCTCTGCTTGGCCTCTTTGCGGGCACCATCGTCGGTGCGATTCTGCTGGGCGGCTGGGGGTTCTTCGACACCCTCGTCTCGACGTTTGGTGCATCGCTGTCGAACGAGACCGTGCACTGGCTGGCGCTTGTGGTGGTGCTGTTTGGGATCCTCATCGCGTACTTCAACGTCTCGGGAGCGGTGAGCGACTTCGCGAAGTGGACCGAGCGCTTCGTGAACTCGCGGCGCAAGTCGCTGGTGCTGACCTGGCTGCTCACGGTTGCGCTGTTTATCGATGACTACCTCAACGCGCTCACCGTCGGTACCTCGATGAAGCGCGTTACCGATCGCTACGGTGTGCCGCGCACGCTGCTCGGCTCGATCGTGAAGCTGACTTCTGCGCCGATCGCCGTCATCATCCCGTTCTCGACCTGGGCGGTCTTCTTCGCCGCACTGCTCGAGCAAGACGGCGTGACTGTCAACGGTTCTGGCTTCGGGGCCTACGTACAGGGCCTGCCGTTTGTGTTCTTTGGCTGGTTCGCGCTGATTATCGGCCTGCTACTCGCGCTCGGTGTGCTGCCGCTGGTGGGGCCGCTGCGCCGCGAGCAGCTGCGCGTGGATCGCACGGAAGACACACTGCCCGAGGGGCTCACCCCCGAGGAGCGCGCGTTTGAGCTCGCCGATTCAGACACCGAGGGTCGGCGACCGCTGCCCTACAACTTCTTGATCCCGATCATCACGCTCGTGACCGTCACGATCCTGACCGAGGTCGACATCGTGAAGGGCTCCGCTGCAGCGGTTGTCGTGGCCATCATCCTGTACCTGGCGCAAAAACGCATGCGCATCCGTGACGTGTTCGAGCAGGCCTTCGAGGGCATCATGAGCATGGGCTACGTCATCATCCTGTTTGTGCTGGCTTTTATGGTGCAGCAGATCAACACGGACCTGAAGCTCGCCGAGTGGGTCATCGGTGCCACCGAGCCGGTCATGCACGGCGCGCTGCTGCCCGCGATCGTCTTCCTGGTGTGTGGCGTCTACGCCTACGCGACCGGTGCGTTCTGGGACCTCGCCGCAGTCATCACGCCCGTTGTGCTGCCGCTCGCGATTGCGGTCGGGGTGGATCCGGTGCTCGCCGGCACTGCGGTGTTCTCTGGCGCCGCACTCGGTTCAACGACCTGCCTCTACGGTGACGGCATCATTCTGGCCTCGAAGTCGGTCGGCGTGAAGCCGCTCAACCTCATGCTGTCGATCCTGCCCTACGCGGCGACCGCCGGTGTGCTGTCGTTTATCGCGTACCTGATCGCCGGGTTCGCGATGGCGAGCTAG